Sequence from the [Bacteroides] pectinophilus genome:
CGCTTAAGAAAGAGTTTCCATTTTCTATAATATGTGCAATGCTGCTGCTTGTGCTTGGTTACATCGGAATGGTGCTTGGAAGAGCGGATGGAATTGTACTTCTTGTGCTTTTTGCCGGATTTATAATCTGGATGGTACGCTCAGCACTCAGGGCTAGAGCAGAGGCTTCAGATGAGGAATATGAGGTGCTTCCTGTCTGGAAATGTATTGTATTTATAATAGGAGGAATAATTGCAATTAAGTTTGGCGGGGATTTTGTCGTTAATGGTGCATCAACAATTGCAGCTAAGATGGGTCTCAGCCAGAATCTGATAGGACTTACTATAGTTGCATGTGGGACAAGCCTTCCGGAACTTGTAACATCTGTTGTTGCCGCTAAGAAGAATGAACTTGATATGGCACTCGGTAATGTTATAGGCTCTAATATATTTAATATTCTTTTTGTACTTGGAATTGCTGCAGCAATGAGCCCAATGGGATTTATTATGGAAAATGTAATCGATATAATAATCCTTATGGTTCTGAGCCTTGTTGTCTGGGGCTTTGCATGGACAAAACAGAAACTTGATAAAAAGGAAGGTATTGCCATGCTTATAATGTATGCGGTATACCTTGTATATATCTGCGTCAGATAGTTTTTTTCAATTATGTATATGCTAATGTCATCAGGAGGTATTTGTATTAATGTACAAATGCCTCTTTTATTTAATTGTGAAATGGGAAAAGTAAGAGTGAAAAGTAAGTATACCAAAATCATCATATGAATTTTATATAAAATAATTAATTTTAAGGTATTGATTTTTTTAAAATTACATATTATATTGGATACATCAGATGAATATGGAGACGTTTATAAGAAAGGTGTATTAAGAGTATTATGACGAAACAAATAATTAATTCAAAAAAAGCGGTAATGGTAGGATGTGGTTTTGTTGGTTCTGCATCAGTATTTGCTTTAATGCAAAGCGGATTATTTACAGAGATTGTTCTTATTGATGCGGATAAAAATAAGGCAGAGGGTGAAGCGATGGATATTAGTCATGGAGTGCCGTTTGCCAGCCCAATGAAAATATATGCAGGGGATTATGATGATGCGGCTGATGCTGCAATTGTTATAATATCTGCCGGGGCAGGACAAAAGCCCGGTGAGACAAGACTTGACCTTGTAAATAAAAATGTAGCGATATTTAAGTCAATTATTCCTGAGATTGCCAAGAGAAATTTTGCGGGTATTATGCTGGTGGTTGCTAATCCTGTGGATATTCTTACCCAGGTAGCTATAAAGTTATCGGGACTTCCTGAAAACAGAGTTATCGGTTCGGGGACAGTCCTTGACAGTGCAAGATTAAGATACAGGCTCGGTGAGCATCTGTCTGTGGACAGCAGAAGCGTTCATGCATTTATAGTGGGAGAACATGGTGACAGTGAAGTTGTTGCATGGTCATCTGCAAATGTATCGGGTGTTCCGTTGAGTGAAATATGTGAAATGCGTGGACATTATAAGCATAAGAAAAACACGGAAGAAATAGCAGCAGAGGTTAAGAATAGTGCTTATGAAATCATAAACAAAAAGCATGCCACATATTATGGAATTGCAATGTCTGTAAAAAGAATCTGTGAGGTGATTATGCGAGATGAGAAGTCCATTCTGCCTGTATCACACATGATTCATGGCGTATATGATATTGACGGAGTATCGTTAAGTATGCCAGCTATCGTAGGTGCAGATGGTATTGAGTCTGATATACCTATTAATTTAAGTGGCGAGGAAGCGTTAAAACTTAAGGAATCTGCAGATACTCTAAAGAAAATCGTAGAAGGTATTGAATTATAAATTTTCTGATGATTACAATGGAGCAGCACAATCGGCTATTAGTCTATTTCCGGAAAATATTTCTGCTCTGGCAGTAACATTAGCATTAAGCTCTACCTTTTTAGAACGGTTACGTTCAAACATGGAATCGTCTATAATAAGAACATTGGCACGGTCTTCCTGTAAGCAGACTCATATATATACTTCTGTTGGAGAAAATCAGCATTGTGAAAAGTGTTCATCCAGGAGACAGAATTTAGATTAATTTTCACCAGTTTCCAGCAATAGAACCACTAATATTTAGTAGAAAATAATTTAATTCTTTTTAGTAGATTTTTCCAATAAAGTATGCTATATTATAGACGCTTATGGATAAATAAATGTGAATTTTCAAAAGAAAGGAAAACTACCATGGAAAAGATCAAAAAGCGCATAGCTAACTTAAAGGTTGCAGGAAAATTAAAAGTATATCGAATGACAGTGCTTGTTATGACATTATTTTTAGTGTTGGTGGCACTGATCTCGACATTAGTGATCCGTTCAAATATAGAGAAGATCACGGAGGTCTGGTCTCCGTCATTGGAATATCTGCAGGATTTAGAGACAATGACTGCGAGATACAGAATCAAACAGTATCAGCATCTGGTATCATCAGATGCAGCAACCATGAACTCCTGCGAAGAAGAAATCCAGAAGCTGGAGAGTCAGATCCAGGATACCGATGCGAAGCTGGAAGCAATCATGTCTGCAAACAGCAAAGCTCAAAAAGGACGGGATGATTATGATGTAGCAAACGCTGCATGGGAAAAATACAGGGGTGCTTCGGATGAAATCCTGAAGTTGAGCCGTGA
This genomic interval carries:
- a CDS encoding calcium/sodium antiporter encodes the protein MADVLISVGLLVVGFVLLIKGADFFVEGSSSVAKMLKVPSIIIGLTIVAMGTSLPECAVSITASLTNNNALAVSNAVGSNIFNLMVVCGVCALFNPLAVDKGTLKKEFPFSIICAMLLLVLGYIGMVLGRADGIVLLVLFAGFIIWMVRSALRARAEASDEEYEVLPVWKCIVFIIGGIIAIKFGGDFVVNGASTIAAKMGLSQNLIGLTIVACGTSLPELVTSVVAAKKNELDMALGNVIGSNIFNILFVLGIAAAMSPMGFIMENVIDIIILMVLSLVVWGFAWTKQKLDKKEGIAMLIMYAVYLVYICVR
- a CDS encoding L-lactate dehydrogenase, yielding MTKQIINSKKAVMVGCGFVGSASVFALMQSGLFTEIVLIDADKNKAEGEAMDISHGVPFASPMKIYAGDYDDAADAAIVIISAGAGQKPGETRLDLVNKNVAIFKSIIPEIAKRNFAGIMLVVANPVDILTQVAIKLSGLPENRVIGSGTVLDSARLRYRLGEHLSVDSRSVHAFIVGEHGDSEVVAWSSANVSGVPLSEICEMRGHYKHKKNTEEIAAEVKNSAYEIINKKHATYYGIAMSVKRICEVIMRDEKSILPVSHMIHGVYDIDGVSLSMPAIVGADGIESDIPINLSGEEALKLKESADTLKKIVEGIEL